The Triticum aestivum cultivar Chinese Spring chromosome 6D, IWGSC CS RefSeq v2.1, whole genome shotgun sequence genomic sequence TAACGAACCAAAACAGAGATTGTCTCAAGCAATCGATTAGATTTGATTGAATCAACATGAAAGCAACATCAGAACAGGTGGATTAGCAGCAATTATAAATGTCTGATATGCTTGGCACTCTGTTCTACTAGTACTGAATTGCAGTGCAAAAACACAATTGACACAAAAGCATGGCAGAATACTGAAACAACATTGGTGGACTGGATAGATCAATCAGACTTGCGGCTTCAAACAAAAATCGCAGCGATGAGATGGATGGATGCATCGTGTACCTCCAGCAAGCCCCAAATGGAGGGATCAACGGCTGACGACGGCACTCGGAGCAAAAGCGGGAGCGGCTGCACAAGAAAACAAAAGCGAAAGCGACCGCCACCGCCACTCGACGTCCTCCATAGCCGCCAGCTCCCCTCAGCGACCGTGTGCGACGACGGGAGCACCCAGCCCTCGGCCCCATCGCTAGCCGCTCCCTCTCCTCGAGTGTCGCGGCCGCCTCCATATCTACCGGCTATGTAGCCGCCTGATGCAGCCATCCCACATCCTCGCCGCCGTACCCGCGCGACCCGGCAAAGCGACGCCACGAACGGGTCCCCGCTGACCAGGCCGCCGCGCCAGGATGTGGGTGGCCAGGGCGACTGGCAGCGCCACGCTGCTCGCACTCCCGGACGCGGCATATGCGCGCGCGTGGTGTCGGACGGTGCCC encodes the following:
- the LOC123145971 gene encoding uncharacterized protein yields the protein MRLAGGGSDRQELFRRIGSSSCTSRAPSDTTRAHMPRPGVRAAWRCQSPWPPTSWRGGLVSGDPFVASLCRVARVRRRGCGMAASGGYIAGRYGGGRDTRGEGAASDGAEGWVLPSSHTVAEGSWRLWRTSSGGGGRFRFCFLVQPLPLLLRVPSSAVDPSIWGLLEE